A window from Triticum aestivum cultivar Chinese Spring chromosome 6D, IWGSC CS RefSeq v2.1, whole genome shotgun sequence encodes these proteins:
- the LOC123142169 gene encoding uncharacterized protein — MSTKITVTYQRKRGTSRAQVADGATPEPPPVSSSGVAGSQQATKDQADADANVGARSSNVLARFDKSANITITHKRKRGTSLAQTTDRATSELATVSSGGLADSEAPQDGADTHNDMFNGSNHQQDACKPKQESAIEESAKLCAHASKKEQKEIPLCEPLPRMERPGICSLPVAEVWNDKLHCTNDAVNPIPASSSVWDVRHANGTTNQAKDSNNSSHAAINSHQGPEDTTSRRNQCKNRFSPQLTFQRRVKRKIKRNYTSDNCKEYSTLACNPQSLPINATPLLKVTNGDFLDTADKVAKEGTSTGLTVSAQRLLAEKSSRMLKSTVQHTVSTQHIEDARAEDWSKTLGRVVEAAEAVEMKELHDDPPESKGSTKHIPIIVLDGDNDERARGKLPENSKVVQEENKSRFNLGKINLNSVELPQERLHGLDDSSVQRLTDQDHFVTGQKQVSQPIERLFFTKEKDAVHGKEQHQEGTPALHTLYSNMYYPTPSRKSGSSKEPKSMPSELKFRIMDNAPESSLDCRLDSFQYSGKSSGIHLLTERINTYSYKRHQVPWSEEELDFLWIGVRRYGKSNWNAMLRDTRLRFSSSRMSEDLSEQWSKEQKKLLRVDLQSIRTSALGSEPTPHIAEGYAGSSSCTGSSMSPFLAAQSDLPLGEVHLQNAHALDRGQHYLSSLGRFNLHGINNNVPRNFPLGGFPGASSSRGRNGSKRRKSTKLEKSYYDNRSHWCQELPERTSSQLLPINQQPVNSLSQWPTKGADTGKSWLNPEMWSSASQALGQSTAEPLHDNLRAAHFLFPDDKKPHDMPDIFEAGAEVESGVAQSSKKLFWTSGDTLVQNQRAAAMAAGPSGANPSDTGASSEGTVSDS, encoded by the exons ATGAGCACCAAGATAACGGTAACCTACCAGAGGAAGCGTGGCACGTCGCGCGCTCAGGTGGCTGATGGCGCcactccggagcctcctcctgttTCTAGCAGTGGGGTTGCCGGCAGCCAACAAGCCACCAAAGACCAGGCCGATGCCGATGCCAATGTCGGT GCTCGCTCGAGTAATGTTTTGGCGCGGTTCGACAAGAGTGCCAACATCACAATAACCCACAAGAGGAAGCGCGGTACATCACTCGCTCAGACAACCGATAGAGCGACTTCTGAGCTTGCTACTGTTTCTAGCGGTGGGCTTGCTGACAGCGAAGCCCCGCAAGACGGGGCGGACACTCATAACGACATGTTCAATGGATCTAATCAT CAACAGGATGCCTGCAAGCCAAAGCAAGAAAGCGCCATAGAAGAATCAGCTAAGCTATGTGCCCATGCATCGAAGAAAGAACAAAAGGAAATTCCATTATGTGAACCATTGCCACGGATGGAGCGACCTGGGATTTGTTCTCTCCCAGTAGCAGAGGTGTGGAATGATAAATTACATTGCACCAATGATGCAGTTAATCCAATCCCTGCTTCCAGTTCTGTATGGGATGTCAGACATGCTAACGGGACAACTAATCAAGCAAAGGATTCTAATAACTCTTCTCATGCGGCAATAAATTCTCATCAAGGGCCAGAAGATACTACTAGCAGACGTAATCAATGTAAGAACAGATTTAGTCCTCAGCTCACCTTCCAGAGGCGTGTGAAAAGGAAAATTAAGAGAAACTATACGAGTGATAACTGCAAAGAATACTCAACACTGGCATGTAACCCACAAAGTTTACCAATTAATGCTACACCCTTGCTCAAAGTAACCAATGGCGATTTTTTGGATACTGCAGATAAG GTAGCTAAAGAAGGAACAAGTACTGGACTAACCGTATCAGCTCAACGCTTGCTTGCCGAAAAAAG TTCACGCATGCTAAAATCTACAGTGCAGCATACGGTTTCCACACAGCATATTGAAGATGCAAGAGCGGAGGACTGGAGCAAAACTCTAGGTCGTGTTGTTGAAGCAGCAGAAGCTGTTGAAATGAAGGAATTACATG ATGATCCTCCAGAATCCAAAGGTTCAACAAAGCATATTCCAATCATTGTCTTGGACGGTGATAATGATGAGAGGGCCAGGGGTAAACTGCCAGAAAATTCAAAGGTGGTTCAGGAGGAAAACAAAAGCAGATTTAATTTAGGGAAGATCAACCTGAATTCTGTCGAATTACCTCAAGAGAGGCTTCACGGCCTGGATGACTCATCTGTTCAAAGGCTGACAGATCAG GATCATTTTGTTACTGGACAAAAACAAGTTTCTCAACCAATTGAAAGGCTATTTTTTACAAAGGAGAAAGATGCTGTACATGGTAAAGAACAACATCAAGAGGGAACACCAGCATTGCATACCTTATACTCAAATATGTATTATCCGACTCCGTCAAGGAAATCTGGGAGTTCGAAGGAACCAAAGAGCATGCCTTCAGAACTGAAATTCAGAATAATGGATAATGCTCCTGAGTCCAGTTTAGACTGCCGCTTGGATAGTTTCCAATACAGTGGCAAGTCCAGTGGCATTCATTTGCTGACAGAAAGGATCAACACATACTCCTACAAAAGACACCAGGTTCCCTGGTCGGAAGAAGAGTTAGATTTTCTGTGGATTGGAGTGAGGAGGTATGGAAAGAGTAACTGGAATGCAATGCTGAGGGATACACGGCTACGGTTCTCAAGCTCAAGAATGTCTGAGGATCTTTCTGAACAATGGAGCAAGGAGCAAAAGAAACTTCTACGTGTGGATCTTCAATCAATAAGAACATCTGCTCTAGGTTCTGAACCGACTCCCCATATAGCTGAAGGTTATGCTGGAAGCAGTTCATGCACTGGAAGCTCAATGTCCCCATTCCTTGCAGCCCAATCGGACCTTCCGTTGGGCGAGGTGCACCTTCAGAATGCTCATGCTTTGGATAGAGGCCAGCATTATTTATCAAGCCTTGGCAGGTTTAACCTTCATGGAATCAACAATAATGTGCCAAGAAATTTTCCTCTGGGAGGATTCCCTGGAGCTTCTTCCTCACGGGGGAGAAATGGGAGCAAGCGTAGGAAGTCAACCAAGCTTGAAAAGTCATACTATGACAACAGGTCACACTGGTGCCAAGAACTACCAGAGAGGACGTCGTCTCAGCTCCTTCCCATCAATCAACAACCAGTGAACAGCCTTTCTCAGTGGCCTACCAAGGGCGCCGACACTGGTAAAAGCTGGCTCAACCCCGAGATGTGGTCGAGCGCATCGCAGGCGCTAGGCCAGTCCACTGCAGAACCACTGCATGACAACCTGAGAGCTGCCCACTTTCTGTTCCCTGACGACAAGAAACCACATGACATGCCAGACATCTTTGAAGCTGGCGCTGAAGTTGAAAGCGGAGTGGCGCAGTCTAGCAAGAAGCTTTTCTGGACCAGCGGTGACACCTTGGTTCAAAACCAGAGGGCCGCTGCTATGGCGGCAGGGCCAAGCGGCGCCAACCCGAGCGACACCGGCGCATCGTCTGAAGGGACGGTGTCAGATAGCTGA